The Prochlorococcus marinus XMU1408 region TGAATAATTAGAGTTCCATCCTCGAGAATTTTATATAATGATATTACTGGTATTGCTTCAGTATAACCAACGCTCCTAATTATTTTCCCTTCTGTTTTAGAAAATTTTATAGGTAAGAGAATACTTTCTCCTGATAATTTTTCTTTTTGATTCTTCTCGCTCCATTCACTTTTTGCATCCCAGCTAATTAAGAATGCCTTATTTTCTTGATTAGTAGTTACTAAGTTATCTTTTAACAATTTAATAACTCTTGAATCGTTGCTTTTAGCAGGAATTATTTTTATTCTGCTTCTTATTTCTTCAAATTCTTGGAAGGCTAGTGAGTGTCCGCTTCTCATGGAGTTCCATTCCCCAACACTTTTTAAGAAAAATTCATCAATATTCATCTACTTTATTAAAATTGGTATTAATTTATTTTTAGAAAATTAAAGGATTTTACAAATGTCACTTGTTGCAAAAGCTTTTGTCATGGATGAAGTCTCTAGAAAAATTTTTGCTTTAAATCCAATTGGAGAATTCCAGGACCTCATATATGGAACTATATCCTCACCAAAAAAATTATTATATTC contains the following coding sequences:
- a CDS encoding phycobiliprotein lyase, which gives rise to MNIDEFFLKSVGEWNSMRSGHSLAFQEFEEIRSRIKIIPAKSNDSRVIKLLKDNLVTTNQENKAFLISWDAKSEWSEKNQKEKLSGESILLPIKFSKTEGKIIRSVGYTEAIPVISLYKILEDGTLIIHSSYDHICTEERIWFVSNNLRSRSSVTKAINSSAILQTSYASEIRFIKK